From Eleftheria terrae, the proteins below share one genomic window:
- a CDS encoding leucyl aminopeptidase produces MDFRFLPASRTALAELPVDALIVVVAGEAASQGLDGTLAQLLKDALAQKDFQLKAGRTLYVHRPQGLRAQRLVWAAAADAGPKAFRAAVASAAAVLKNGGAKHVGVVCANAQALTAEHAQALVAAVGEATYVYRATKPSAPPAGPLAKISLVGEKADAKAVQRGLALGQAVAAGVTLARECANRPGNHCTPTFLAEQAQALAKTHGLKVEVLDRKAVEKLGMGAFLAVSRGSEEPLRFIVLRYDGAARTQAPVVLVGKGITFDTGGISIKPAAEMDEMKFDMSGAASVLGTLRAVAELKPKVNVVGVIPACENMPDGRATKPGDVVTSMSGQTIEILNTDAEGRLILCDALTYVERFKPAVVIDVATLTGACVVALGNHRSGLFSADDELAQALLASGEAAQDPCWRLPLDEEYDEALKSNFADMGNVGGRAGGAITAAMFLRKFTGKYRWAHLDIAGSAWKGGAAKGATGRPVPLLTHYVLSQAR; encoded by the coding sequence ATGGACTTCAGATTCTTACCCGCATCCCGCACCGCCCTTGCCGAGCTGCCCGTCGATGCCCTCATCGTGGTGGTGGCCGGCGAGGCGGCGTCGCAAGGCCTGGACGGCACGCTGGCTCAGCTCCTGAAGGACGCGCTGGCGCAGAAGGATTTTCAACTCAAAGCCGGCCGCACGCTCTACGTGCACCGCCCACAGGGCCTGCGGGCGCAGCGCCTGGTATGGGCCGCCGCGGCCGACGCCGGCCCCAAGGCGTTCCGGGCTGCCGTGGCGAGTGCCGCAGCGGTGCTGAAGAACGGCGGCGCCAAGCATGTGGGTGTGGTCTGCGCCAATGCACAGGCGCTCACCGCCGAACACGCGCAGGCACTGGTGGCCGCCGTGGGCGAGGCCACTTACGTCTATCGCGCCACCAAGCCGAGCGCCCCGCCGGCCGGCCCGCTGGCCAAGATCAGCCTGGTCGGCGAGAAGGCCGACGCCAAGGCGGTGCAACGCGGCCTGGCATTGGGCCAGGCGGTGGCCGCTGGCGTGACGCTGGCGCGCGAATGCGCCAACCGGCCCGGCAACCACTGCACGCCGACCTTCCTCGCCGAGCAGGCCCAGGCCCTGGCCAAGACCCATGGCCTGAAGGTCGAGGTGCTGGACCGCAAGGCCGTCGAGAAGCTGGGCATGGGCGCCTTCCTCGCCGTCTCGCGCGGCTCCGAGGAGCCGCTGCGCTTCATCGTGCTGCGCTATGACGGTGCGGCACGCACCCAGGCGCCGGTGGTGCTGGTGGGCAAGGGCATCACCTTCGACACCGGTGGCATCTCCATCAAGCCGGCGGCCGAGATGGACGAGATGAAGTTCGACATGAGCGGGGCGGCGAGCGTGCTCGGCACGCTGCGGGCCGTCGCCGAGCTCAAGCCGAAGGTGAACGTCGTCGGCGTCATCCCCGCCTGCGAGAACATGCCCGACGGCCGGGCCACCAAGCCGGGTGACGTGGTCACCAGCATGTCGGGCCAGACCATCGAGATCCTGAACACCGATGCCGAAGGCCGGTTGATCCTGTGCGACGCGCTGACCTATGTGGAGCGCTTCAAGCCGGCGGTGGTCATCGACGTGGCCACCTTGACCGGTGCCTGCGTGGTCGCGCTGGGCAACCACCGCTCCGGCCTCTTCAGTGCCGACGACGAACTCGCCCAGGCCTTGCTGGCCAGCGGCGAGGCCGCCCAGGATCCGTGCTGGCGCTTGCCGCTCGACGAGGAATACGACGAGGCGCTGAAGAGCAACTTCGCCGACATGGGCAATGTGGGCGGCCGCGCGGGTGGCGCCATCACGGCGGCGATGTTCCTGCGCAAGTTCACCGGCAAGTACCGCTGGGCCCACCTTGATATTGCCGGGTCCGCCTGGAAGGGTGGGGCCGCCAAGGGCGCCACCGGCCGGCCGGTGCCCCTGCTGACCCACTATGTGCTGAGCCAGGCGCGTTGA
- the lptF gene encoding LPS export ABC transporter permease LptF — translation MLFDSSVRRELARSFGATLVVLLTIVLTMMLIRTLGQAASGAVAPQHIVLLMGYTVLGYLPIILCLSLFIAIVSSLSRMYRESEMAVWFASGLPLGRFVRPVARLSLPVAAAVLLLALLGWPWANQRSAELRELYERRSDLSRVAPGQFQTSSDGRRVFFVERNTDDGRTGRNVFVLIRGKDGESVTSASTGHIEVVDDKRFLVLDRGQRVDQKYASDEKNIAQFESYRILAGEKAAAQGANLPPKARSTLDLWRDASPRHHGELVWRIGLALTCVNLTILGIGLSAANPRRGGSWNVLLAFLSFVIYFNLLNLSQAWVASGKLQPWAALLVIHGSAAALAVGLLRWRQQGVAGFWSRAARAGAAT, via the coding sequence ATGTTATTCGATTCCTCTGTTCGCCGAGAGCTGGCACGCAGTTTCGGGGCCACCCTCGTGGTGTTGCTGACCATCGTGCTCACGATGATGCTGATCCGCACGCTCGGCCAGGCAGCCAGCGGCGCGGTCGCGCCCCAGCACATCGTGCTGTTGATGGGCTACACGGTGCTCGGCTACCTGCCGATCATCCTGTGCCTGTCGCTGTTCATCGCCATCGTCAGTTCGCTGTCGCGGATGTACCGCGAGAGCGAGATGGCGGTGTGGTTCGCCAGCGGCCTGCCACTGGGCCGCTTCGTGCGGCCGGTGGCCCGGCTGTCGCTGCCGGTGGCGGCCGCGGTGCTGCTGTTGGCCCTGCTCGGCTGGCCCTGGGCCAACCAGCGCAGTGCCGAGTTGCGCGAGCTGTACGAGCGCCGCTCCGACCTGTCCCGCGTGGCGCCCGGGCAATTCCAGACTTCCAGCGACGGCCGGCGGGTGTTTTTCGTCGAGCGCAACACCGACGACGGCCGGACCGGCCGCAACGTCTTCGTGCTGATCCGCGGCAAGGACGGTGAATCGGTCACCTCGGCGAGCACCGGGCACATCGAGGTGGTCGACGACAAGCGCTTCCTGGTGCTCGACCGCGGCCAGCGGGTCGACCAGAAGTACGCTTCCGATGAGAAGAACATCGCTCAGTTCGAAAGCTATCGCATCCTGGCCGGCGAGAAGGCGGCGGCCCAGGGCGCCAACCTGCCGCCCAAGGCGCGCAGCACGCTGGACCTGTGGCGCGACGCCAGCCCACGGCATCACGGCGAGCTGGTCTGGCGCATCGGGCTGGCGCTCACCTGCGTCAACCTCACGATCCTGGGCATCGGCCTGTCAGCCGCCAACCCGCGGCGTGGCGGCAGCTGGAACGTGCTGCTGGCCTTTCTCAGCTTCGTCATCTACTTCAACCTGCTGAACCTCAGCCAGGCCTGGGTCGCCAGCGGCAAGCTGCAGCCCTGGGCCGCCCTGCTGGTGATACACGGCAGCGCGGCGGCGCTCGCGGTCGGCCTGCTGCGCTGGCGCCAGCAAGGCGTGGCCGGCTTCTGGTCGCGTGCGGCGCGTGCCGGCGCCGCCACCTGA
- a CDS encoding DNA polymerase III subunit chi — protein sequence MTEISFHFNIPDKLAYACRLLRKAYRSDASVGVVGPAALLGELDRALWCFDPLEFLPHAATRQAEGRLGRHTRVWLAARAAEVPHHAVLVNLGGEVPEGFERFDRLIEVVSNDESDRLSGRQRWKHYADRGYAIQKFEVGA from the coding sequence ATGACGGAGATTTCTTTCCACTTCAACATTCCCGACAAGCTCGCCTACGCTTGCCGCCTGCTGCGCAAGGCCTACCGCAGCGATGCATCGGTGGGCGTGGTCGGTCCGGCTGCGTTGCTCGGCGAGCTCGACCGGGCCTTGTGGTGCTTCGATCCGCTTGAATTCTTGCCGCATGCCGCCACCCGGCAGGCCGAGGGCCGGCTGGGCCGCCATACCCGCGTGTGGCTGGCAGCGCGCGCGGCCGAGGTGCCGCACCATGCCGTGCTGGTGAACCTGGGGGGTGAGGTGCCGGAGGGCTTTGAGCGCTTCGATCGCCTGATCGAGGTCGTGAGCAACGACGAATCCGACCGCCTGTCGGGCCGGCAGCGTTGGAAACACTATGCCGATCGCGGCTACGCAATCCAGAAATTCGAAGTGGGCGCCTGA